The genomic DNA GATCTGCACCGCGCGGGCCTGGTCCAGTTCGGGCATGAACTGGGTGTACGGGAAACTCGACCCCACAACCAGGAGTGTGTCGCAGCCCCTCATCAGCTCGTAGGAGGGCCGGGTGCCGAGCAAGCCGATGGAACCGGTGACGTACGGCAGAACGTCGGGCAGCGCGTCCTTCTCGAGCAAGGCCTTGGCCACACCTGCACCCAGCAGCTCGGCAAGCTGCTCGACCTCTGCCCGGGCCTCCTGCCCGATCAGAACGGCCACCTTCTCAACGGCGTTAAGCACTTCGGCTGCCCGCGTGATCTCGTGAGCCGCAGGGATCGGGGCGTAGTCGGCCAGACCCAGGCTGGAGGGGACCATCTTGAACGAGTGGGTCGGCGGGGAATAGTCCAGTTCCTGCACGTCCGCAGGGATCACGACGGCGGTGACGGTGCGTTTGGCGTAGGCGGTCCGCATGGCCCGGTCGATGACGTTGGGGAGCTGCTCGGGGACCGCCACCATCTCGCAGAACTCGGAGGCGACGTCCTTGTAGAGGCTGAGGAGGTCGGCTTCCTGCTGGTAGGAGCCACCCATGGCGCTGCGGTTGGTCTGCCCGCCGATCGCCACCACCGGGACGTGGTCCAGCTTGGCGTCGTAAAGGCCGTTGAGCAGGTGAATCGCGCCGGGCCCCGAGGTGGCGGCGCATACGCCGACCTTGCCGGAGAACTTGGCATAACCCACAGCCTCGAAGGCGGCCATCATGGCCGGATCGGGTAATGCGGGGGAAAATACGCCAGGGCAACCAGGTAGGACAGCGATACCGTACGCTGGCCATCGCGTCGCTTCCCGGTAGCCCACACGGATGGGTGACCGTCACAGCTGTCCCCGGTCCGCCCCCGACGGGCGACAGCACTTACTGGGCCCCCGAATATTAACGCTCGGGGGCCCAGCTCATGACCGCACCAAACTCCGACAAGGTTATTTGTTCCCCTCAAGCGGGGTGCTCGCCCGGAACTGGACAGTTCGCTTGACATCGGCGCGGTCGAGATCGCCATCCTTGGCGAAACGGGTAACGGCGTCTTGGACATCGCGTTCAAGATCGCGAAATGCCCGCCATGCCGTCTCATGCGCCGCCGTCTGCGCTTCGGTCCACGGCTCGCCCGTCGGCGGCCCAAAGGCAGCCCGCAGTTCCGTGACCCGGTTATGGGCAGCAATGACGGCGCGCTGCAACTCGACCAGTTCTTCCAGGGTGTGTGCCATTCCACCGATACTAAGCTAAAAAGCGTTTTGTCCCGGCGAAAGCATTTGGCTATGCAGCGCCGCCGTGGATGATTACGCAATGGTGGTCCAGGTAGAAGCACTGCCGTCCCGCATGGGATCCTCCCGGGTTGCGACCATGTACCTAGCCGCCCCCGCCGAGCCCGGCATCGCGGGATTCTACGAGACCCGGCGCACCCCATACGGAGTCAGGCGCATGATCGGCGACGTGCGCGGCGGGGCGTGCCCGCGGTGGAGCCGAGATCGCCCGCAAAAGCATCCAGTCCAACGAACGGTCAGGGCGGCGCCGATGTGTCATCGAAATCCATGTCCTGGCCGGCCGGATGGAGTCCAGCCAGTCGCTGTTTTCATCACCGCCACGGATCGCCACACCGTGAAGGTGGCCGAACTCGGTCAGAGAGCCAACCGTGCGCTGACCGACCAACGGAATTGATCACGGGTCCCCTCGATCGCGCTTTCCCGGTCCTATAGAACGTGGCCGCCGCTTCTGCCGTGACGTGCAAGGGAGCGCTGTAGAGCCGCCAGGATGGCAGCGCTGCCTCGAGTGGCATGAAGAGCCGCGTGCGCTGCGTTGGCGCCAGGGGCGCCATGCACTCCGCCGCCCGGGTGGGCCGAGGCAGAGGCCAGATAGAGGCCGGGGACCGGTGTCTCCGGCCGGCCCATACCGGGAACCGGCCGGAAAACCAGTTGTTGGTGCAGGTTGGCGGTGCCCCCGTTGATCGCGCCGTCATAGAGGTTACTGTCCGCTTGGTGTAGGGCGGGTGGTGCGAGAATGCGCCTGCTGATGATTTTATTGCGGAACCCCGGAGCGTAGCGCTCGATATGCCCCTCGATCCTGTCAGCCATCGCTTCCTGCTCCCGGCTGTCCCATCGCCCGGTCAGGTCGTCCGCGCCGGCGTCTCCCTTCACCGAGTGGGGCACGTGGGTGTAGGCCCAGGCGGATTCGGTACCGAGGGGCGAGCGGGTGGCGTCGGACGTCGTCATCTGGCCCACCAAGGTAAATGGGCGGTCAGGAATACGACCCATCGCAATCTGTGCAGCAAACCTGGTGAGTTCGTCCACACCCTCGGCCAGATGGACGGTGCCGGCCGAACCAGGCCCCTGGGCGCTCCAGGGCACCGGACCATCAAGTGCCCAGTCGACCTTGAAGGTGGCAAAGTCCCACTGGAACCGTCGTAGATCGTCGAAGATGCGGGGCGGCAAATGTTCCGCGCCCACCAACTCCTGATACAAGGCAGGTGCCGACACGTCGGCAAGGACGGCCTTACGCGCCGTGATTGCCCCTCCCTGGGCTGTCCGCACCCCGACGGCCCGGCCCCGGCGTACGACGACTTCGGTGACGCGTTGTCCGCAGTGCACCGCCGCGCCGCGCGCACTCAGACGCCGTACCAGAGCAGAGGTCAGTGCGCTGGATCCTCCTGCCGGCACAGGAAAGCCGTACGACTGCCCGAGCATGGACATGAGCCAGCCGAAGCCACCGCTTCCCGCTGCCTCGGGAGCGAAATCCGCGTGCAACGCGTTCCCTGCCAACAGAAGCCGGCCCCCCTGACCGGCAAATTCCTCCTCGCCGAATCGGCGGACCGGCAGGAGCATGCTGCGTGCCAGCCTGAGCCCCCCTGCCGCTCGTAGGCGCCATGCCAGAACTCCTGCGGCGCGCAAGGGCGGAAACGGTGAGAACAGCGAGCTCAGGAGATCGTTGCCGATCCGGTCCCACATGTGACATAGGCCCATCCAGGCTTCCCCGTCACCAGGAGCGAACTCATCGAGACTCCCGGCCGTCACGTCGCGGTCGCGGTCGAGTACAGCGCACCTCCCGTCCAACAAGGGATGCGCGAGTACATGTGGAGCATGGACCCACCGAAGGCCGTCCCGGCCCAGGTCAAGCCGAGACAGTACCGGCGACGCGGCTGCGAGCGGATAGAAGGCACTGAATATGTCCGTGACATAGTCCGGATGGACCGCGCGATCACTACGCACGGCTCCGCCCGGTTCAGACTGAGCCTCGAACACCTCCACGGCCCACCCCGCATCAGCGAGGAGATTGGCTGCTACCAATCCATTCGGTCCGCTTCCGATTACGACTGCGTCGGGCATCGGCACGCCTCTCGTCGACGCGGCCCGGCCGCAGGCGGGACATCACTTGAAAGCTTCACCAGCGTCAGCGGGGTCGCAAATCGCCCCATCGACACAGCTCAAGCGCTCTTCCCGATGCCCGCGTGACCAACTGGGCAGCGTGTGAGACGTACGCGGTGACGAATCGCCACGAACGTCTCCCGCGTTCCGCTCGGTCGATGAAATCCTATGCCTTGTCACTGTGCTCCTCATGTGGATCTCCTAGCCCGGCAGTGAGTGTGCGGTCTGGGCGCGGAAGCTGAGCTAGAGCAGCCATTCATCTTCACGTCCACCCAGCTCCGGCGATGCGCAGCGCGCGGCAGCAGTGGAGAATCCTCCGTGACAGCAAGAAGTACCCGAACCGCCCCGTCCCCAGGTGAGGGCTTCTCCGCAGACTCAATGCTGTCCCCACTCCCCTCCCGGCGGCGCAGCCTTCCTGTGCCGAGACTCAGCCCACGACGGCTTCAGGGCAACGGGATACCGCCGGTGGCATTCATCACTTCCCCGGTGATGTAGCTTGCGCTCGGAGAGGCCAGGAAGACGCAACACGGCGCCATCTCCGCCAGCTGCGCGGCCCGACCAAGAGGGCTCTGCTTCCCGAACTCCTTGGTGTTGGGCAGGGTCGCCGGAATGAGGGGGGTCCAAACCGGTCCTGGTGCCACAGCGTTGACCCGGATGCCCCCGGGCGCCAGCATCTGGGCGAGGCCGTGGGTGAAGGTGACGATGGCCCCCTTCGTCATGGCGTAATCGAGCAGGTGCGGGCTGGGTTTGTACGCCTGGACCGAGGTCGTGTTGGTGATCGAACCGCCCGCCGGGATATGGGGCAGCACCATCTTGCACAGCCAAAACATCCCGTAAAGGTTGGTACGCACGACGCGATCGAACTGTTCGGTCGAGATGGCCGTGATCCCGTCCGGCTGCGACATCTGATACGCGGCATTGTCGACCAGGATGTCGATCTGCCCGAACTCCGAAACCGCCCTTTCGACGAATGCGCGGCACTGCTCCTCATCCCGAATAGCGCAGGGCACGGCGACGGCTCGTCGCCCCGCGTCCTCGACCAGACGGCAGGTATCGCCGGCCTCGTCTTCCTCCGAGGACAGATGGGTGAACAGCACATCGGCGCCCTCCCTGGCATACGCCAGAGCAACCGCGCGGCAGATGCCGGAGTCGCCCCCGGTGACGACAGTCCTGCGATCCGACAGGAGGCCGCTGCCGTTGTACGAGTCCTCGCCGTGGTCAGGCGGTGGATCCATCGGTGCGGTCCGGCCGGGATGCTCCTGATCCTGCTGGGGAAACTCCGGCTGCGGGAACCTGTCGGTCGGGTCCTGCGGCTGATGCGCTTCGCTCATGGCTGCTCAGTCTCAGTCCTCCTCGTCGCGTGGCTTCTTCGTCGCAGGGACGGACGCTCCGGTGCGACGCTGCGGACTCCATGCTTCACCACCCGTGACATGTTGCGTCGGGCGAACAGCAGTGCGGCCACATCGCCTCTGCAGACATTTCTGTGCAGGAAGAACCTGTGGGCTCTGTGCGAGGCTCTGCCCCGTAGTGAGCGGAGGAACTGCGTGGGTGCGCGACACTCGAGCCCGGCAGGAGGCCGTGCTGGACACAGAAGGACCGGGTCTCCCGTCATTCCCATCGCAGCCGGCCCCCACGGCGCGTCGGCCCGGACTGGGCCGACGGCGACATTCCGTCCTGTTCCCAGGCCGCCTGGACGAAATTTCCAGCCCAGAACGAGTCGAATGGAGGTTCCGTACGGCGCCCAGGGTGTGGGCTGTCAGCGGCCGAGCGCCTCGCGCAGCTCCTGCTTGTTCATCGTCGAGCGGCCCTCGACATTCTTCTTCTTGGCTTCTTCGTAAAGCTGGTCCTTGGTGGGTCCCTGCGCTCCGCTGTGGGACCGCTCGCCGCCCCGCTGTGAGGCGGACTTCGGATCGCGGGTTGAGGTCTTGCTGGCTGACTTCGCCTCCCCGGACCGGGCACGCTCCTTGTTGACAGTGCGCGAGGCAATTTCCTTCGCTCGTCCCTCGGAGGCACCACGCTTCTCGGCGCTCTCCTTGATGTGTTCGTACTGGCGCTCCCGCTTACGACTCGATCCCGCCGGCATCACACCGCTCCTTCTCGCATTCGACACTTCGCGCGGCAGCCCCGCGGTATCGATTCCGCGCCTCGCACGGAATTCCGTACCGGGCCGCCGCATGCACTTCACCCATGTGCCCAGAACACCCCGTACACCCCCCCGGGAGAGCACACAGAACTACGGCACTGGCCGAGAAGACTGCCTGCGCTCAGGAGCCCACCTCGCCGGCATCCTGCTCCGCCGTGTGCTGACGGCGCCTGGGCGGTCAGCCGACGGACAGGGCTTCGACCAGGTCACCCACGGCCGGGTCGGGCAGTGCCCGGGCGACATCGGCCTGGGCGACCATCCGACCAGCGTGTGACCGTCGATGACCGGCAGTCGACGCACCTCATCGTGCGGAGAATCTCCGACGCGTCGTCGTCCGCGCCGATCGTGACGGCTTCACCCTGCGCCAGCTCGCCCGCCTTGATCTCGGCTGGATCCTTGTCCGCCGCAAGCACCTTGACCACGATGTCGCGGTCGGTGAGTACGCCCTTGAGGCGCTCGTCAGCTCCGCAGATAGGCAGAGCACCCACACCCAGCTCGGCCATCTTGTGGGCGGCGAGGAGAGCGGATTCGTTCGCGCCGATGCACTCGGCGTCTGGCGTCATGATCTCTCGCGCGGTAGTCATCACACACGCTTCCTTCCCGATCGGATTCGGTTCCGGCTTCAGCACGATCCCCGCCACCCGTAGGTCGCGACATGGACACTCTCACGTGCTGAGCAGCCGGTTGAAGAACGAGCGGTAGCGCTGAAACGCTATGCGCAGATCCTCGGTGAGGACCTCCTCGCCCCGTCCCCACTGGCTTTCGAGCCCTTCCTTGCGGGCTGCGAACGACCGGGCCAGTGTCTGCATGACCTCGGCGACCAAGGCGTCGGCCGTACGGACGGCGTCCTGCGGATCGTCGACGAAGGCGGTCTGGACGGCCTGCCATTTGGACTGGAACGCCTCGGCTTCCTCGGGACCGAGAAGCGGCTCGTTCTCTTGGCCCTGCTCCGGCGCCGAGGAGCCCGGTGTGCCAGCCGCCCGCTCTGCAGACACGGCGTTCTCAGCAACATCTCCGGCGTACGGGGGCGCTTCATCTGATGCCGCCGGTGTGACACGATCTGCGTCCCGGTCGTCCCCAGGCCGGGCGAGATCCTCGATGCCCAGGCCCTCGTCAGTCGCGCCGCCCCGGTCGCCTGCTCCACCGCGTTCGCGCTGCATGCTTGTTCACCTCGTCCGAATAGGTTTCGACGGGATCTCGTTCGGTCGCCCGCAGGTTTGCGCGGGCGCCGGGTCAAGCGTGTTGCTGCCCCGGCCTGTCGCCGTCGGTGAGCAGGTCGTCGAAGAGTGCGCGGTAGTGCACCATCGCTCCCCGCAGTTCCTCGGTGGTCGTCTGCCGGCCCCCGGCTCGCGCATTGACTTCGTGGGCGGCGCGGTAATGCTCCAGCGTGCGCCCGTGTTCGACCGACAGGTCCTTCACCTGCTGCTCATGGCCCTCGGTCGGGTAGCCACGTTCCTTCATGAGCCGGGTCACCAGCTGGTCCGCCTCACCGACCGCCTCCTGCGGACGGTCCACGAAGTGCTCCTGCACGCTGTTCCACTCCTGCGCGTACTGCTGACGGGCAGTCGTGGGCAGCGGCTTCAGGTCGAGGTCGTCGTGCCGCTGCTCGCGTTCGCGCAGATCACGCTCGGCCGCCGTGCGGCTGTCACCGGATTCGACAGCGCGCTCGTATTCCGGCCCGAAGCGCTCCCGCAGATGACGGCGACGGACTGCCATCCACACGCCGATCACCAGGACGATGACAACGACCGCCGCAACAATGCTCGCAATGATGATGCCTGACGACATCGGGTGCCTCCCTTGATGTCGCTGCACGGTCCCTATCACCCGGCCCTGCGCGCGGCAGCCCGAGAGACGATTCCCGCGCCCCGCGCATCACCCTCAGCGGGCAGCCGCACGCATTCCAGGCATACGCCTACAACTGCCCGCCCGCCACTCGACAGAGCACGAACACGCGCAGAACCCCGAGATGCGACGAGTAGCTACGGCCAGGTTGCTCCTGATACGCCGCACGTTTCTGGCGGGCGCAGAGGCACAGTTCTCCAGCACACAACAGACGCTGAGGCCGCGCGTCTGCGCAAGGACGCACGCAACCCCCGGATGGCCGATAACGGGCGCGACCGCCCCATCGTTGATTCTCACACCGATGCCATGAGGACACGAGATGGGGCGACGAGTGGAAGACCACAGAACCCAGCCATTCGATGGACAGGGCACAGGATCAGGCCTCTACACCGCCGACCAGGCAGCGGTGATGGCCATGGCGATCGTCACCCAAGTCCACGCCGCGGCGACCAGGCTGGAGGGTCTCGCCGAACACCTACTGGCGCTTGAGGAGCACGGTTACTGAGCTTTGCGGGTTGTCGTCGGGGAGTGGCGGTTCATGATCCCTGCGGTATGCCGGTGGTATGCGTTATCCGGAGGGTGCTGAGCGTCGGGCGTTTCGGGAGGGGATCCGGCTTCGGGCCAGCGTGCAGTTCGCGGCGGGTGAGAAGACCGCGGTGATCGCGAAGGATCTGCGGGTGAGTGTGCGGTCGGTGGAACGCTGGCGTCGTGCGTGGCGCGAGGGCGGCGCGGAGGCCCTGTGCTCGACGGGCCCGGCGAACTGCCCGACCGTCACCGGTGCCCAGTTCGCCGTGCTGGAGGAAGAACTCGGCAAGGGCCCGTCGGCGCATGGCTTCGACGATGAACGGTGGACGCTTGCCCGGGTCCGGACGGTGATCCGCCGTCGGCTGCAAGTGAGTCTGTCGGTGCGACGGTGTGGCGGCTGCTGAAACGGCATGGCTGGTCCTGGCAGGCACCTGCCCGCAGAGCACTCGAACGCGACGAGCATGCCGTTGAGCTGTGGAAGAAGGAGGTGTGGCCGGGGGTCAAAACCCGCCCGCCATCGCATCAGCGTGCTGTTGGCGATGCTCCGCGATGACACCTTCATGAACCCCGAACCCCACGCCTCGCTTGACGAAAGACGTAGAGGCACCGCCCCAGACCATGTCTCTGCATGGATTTGTCGCCGATGGCCGTGCCGAGGGTCTCCCTCATCTGCGAGTGATCTGTTTCGACTTCGCCGCGCCCTTGGTCATCAGAATCCCTTCCTTTCAAGAGTCGGGCAGCGTCCAGCAAGGTCATTTGCCGCGGCCGGTGATGAAGTCGCGGACACGATCGACCAGACCTAGCCCAGGAGACAGAACCTTGCTCGCCGTTGGCGACCTCGCCGCACCAGGATGCGGGCGCGTGCGAGCAGTCTCCTTCGCAAGCCTGATCTCCTGACCCAGGAGATCGAGAAGCTCTGGCCCACAAGCCGCACGGAGTTGAACGAACAGATCGCCCTCCTCAACCTGGACGTGGGCGCGGACCTCGGTGCGGAGCTTGACGAACAGATGGATGAAATCAGGGTCGTCCGCTTCCATCCCTTCAAGATCTTTCAGGAGCTGCTCGACACGGATGTGGTCGTCGATCTCCTTATTGGCAAGCCCATCCCCATGCGGGACATGCTTACGCACCGCCGGATACAGATGTTGCTCCTCCGCGACCGCGTGCCGGACCAGCTCGATGGTCAGCTCATCGAGCAGGCGCCTGCGTTCCGAGTCGCCCGGTGGAACCGCTTCGATCCGATCGAAGAGTTCATGCACCTCGCGATGGTCCGCCGTCAGCTCCTCGATGGCATCGCCGCCATGTCCCATGACTCATACAGCCCTTCTGCTCCAGGCGCGCTGCCAGGCCGACCGCGCGGGTAACGCGTTCCCTCACAGACAAAAGGGATAACGCACCGTACGCCCGATTGAACCGATTGTCGTCGAGGCTGGATCCGCTCTGCAGCCCAGGCAAGCCTGAATGCTGCAGCGGCGCAAGGCGCACGGGACCGACCACGCTGTGCTGCGAATCAGGAGCACCGCTGTGGCCATGGCCGGCCCAGCGTGAGCCGGAAGGGTTCTACCGCGATCATGGCGGCGTCGTCCGTCCATTCGTCCGTCAGCCAGCTCAGCGCCCCGAGTGCCGGGGGCGGCCTCTCACCGACGGCCGGAGCATGTTGCGAAGGTTCAGCCTGAACGAGAGCAAAGAGGCAGGCACACCTACATGTCGTCCGCGCGACGCTTATTGAGGAGATCCGCGACTGGGGAAACTGAATACAGGGGGAACTGTATACGGGCTGCGGTGGGGGTCACCGGCAACGCGTCGCCCCTGCCCCTCCTGACCGATTCAGAGCAGTTTCAGCTGGTATCTTGGTTTTACGCTTCGCACGAGGGTCGCGCCCGTGGGCGCTGAGTTCCGGGTGACAACCGACCGGCTTTCTCCGCTCTCACCGTGGTCTGCTGGATCGCCGGAAGGGTGCGTCGCTCGAGGCCTCCATCGGGTGGCGGAAAAGGGGACTGGTGGTATCGGTCGTCATCGCCCTCGTGGCTGACAGGTTCGCGATGGGACGCCCTGGCCGGCCAGTAGCGTGAGGCTCCGGATGAGAGCACATGAACCTTTCCGGCTGGCCGAGTGTCTGTCCCGGCAAACTGAAGGCCGACCGACTCAGCCGAAGTGCGTCGAACCAAACAGTTGCCCCGGAGGATCTCATGGCCGTCCGGCATCACCTCATCGACCATCCCCCACCCGCCGTGTGGGAAGCGCTGGAAGAGGAGACCCTGTACGGAGAATGGGTGGCGGGAACGTCCAGCACCCAGAGTGAACGTGGCCGTTGGCCGCAGATCGGCTCGTCCATCACGTACATGGTGCGAGTAGGGCCCAAGGAGTTCCAGGGACGGACGACGGTCCGGCGCATCGATCGGCCGCACGCACTGGAGCTCGAGGCAGATGGCGGACCACTGGGCACGGCCCGTATCGCCTTCGATATCCGGCCGTGGGGGGACGACAGGACCCTCGTAATACTCGACGAGCACCCGCTACAAGGATTCGGCGGCACGCTTCACAACACGGTCTTGGACGCCGTACTCCAGGTGCGGCACCGCACGATGCTGGCGCGGCTCGCCAAGGTCGTCGACGACGTGTCGGCCAAGCGGGACACCGGCGGCCCTCCCTTCACGGCGCAGCCCCCTGAATGAACGGCCACCCCTGGCCGCCGGGAGAAGGACAACTCACGTAATCGACGCGGTGGTGACCGGAAGTCGACCACCGGCCTGGTTGCAGCCAACCTGCTGGCTGACTCCGGATGGAGCACGCAGCGGGCCCATACCGTGCCGCTGCTTCCATCCCTAGCTGTATTGACTCGTAGCGTTGTTGACTCGGCTGATCGGTGGCTTGCCGCCGAGTGCGGTGTGGCAGCGGTGGTGGTTGTAGGTGTGGAGGAAGTCTGCCAGGGCCGCGGTGCGTTCGGTGTTGGTGGTGTAGGGCCGCAGGTAGGCCCATTCCTCCAGCAGGGTGCGGTTGAAGCGTTCGACCTTGCCGTTTGTCTGTGGCCGGTAGGGGCGGATGCGTTTGTGGGCGATGCCGGCTGAGGTGAGGGTCTGGGTGAACAGCTTGGACTTGTAGCAGGAGCCGTTGTCGGTCAGCACCCGTTCGACCGTGACGCCGTGGCCGGTGAAGAATGCCTGGGCGCGTTGCCAGAAGGCGATCGCGGTGTGCTGGCGTTCGTCGGGCAGCACCTCGCTGTAGGCGAGCCGGGAGTGGTCGTCGACGGCGGAGTGGATATAGCTGTAGCCGATCACCGGCTTGCAGCTCTTGCGCAGGTCGGTGGTGGCCTGCCGGTTCTGGTTGCCGGCTGTTCTGCCGACCGTGCGCCAGCCCCCGCCGTCAGGGATGTTGCCGAGTTTCTTGATGTCGACGTGCACCAGCTCGCCGGGGCGGCTGCGTTCGTAGCGGCGTATCGGCTCGCCGGTCGGCCGGTCCAGCCAGGCCAGACGATTCAGTCCGTGACGGGTCAGGATCCGGTGCACCGTGGAGGCGGGCAGCCCGAGGATCGGGCCGATCCGGGCCGGGCCGAGCTTGCGGGCCTGCCGCAGATCGCAGACAGCGGCTTCCGTCTCGGGGACCGTGCGATGCGGGGTCGTGTGCGGCCGGCTCGAGCGGTCGAACAACCCCGGATCGCCTTCCGTGCGCCACCGTCGCCCCCACTTGTGGGCGGTTGCCCGTGAG from Streptomyces sp. NBC_01707 includes the following:
- a CDS encoding plasmid stabilization protein; amino-acid sequence: MPAGSSRKRERQYEHIKESAEKRGASEGRAKEIASRTVNKERARSGEAKSASKTSTRDPKSASQRGGERSHSGAQGPTKDQLYEEAKKKNVEGRSTMNKQELREALGR
- a CDS encoding SRPBCC family protein: MAVRHHLIDHPPPAVWEALEEETLYGEWVAGTSSTQSERGRWPQIGSSITYMVRVGPKEFQGRTTVRRIDRPHALELEADGGPLGTARIAFDIRPWGDDRTLVILDEHPLQGFGGTLHNTVLDAVLQVRHRTMLARLAKVVDDVSAKRDTGGPPFTAQPPE
- a CDS encoding helix-turn-helix domain-containing protein, which translates into the protein MIAKDLRVSVRSVERWRRAWREGGAEALCSTGPANCPTVTGAQFAVLEEELGKGPSAHGFDDERWTLARVRTVIRRRLQVSLSVRRCGGC
- a CDS encoding SDR family oxidoreductase, producing the protein MSEAHQPQDPTDRFPQPEFPQQDQEHPGRTAPMDPPPDHGEDSYNGSGLLSDRRTVVTGGDSGICRAVALAYAREGADVLFTHLSSEEDEAGDTCRLVEDAGRRAVAVPCAIRDEEQCRAFVERAVSEFGQIDILVDNAAYQMSQPDGITAISTEQFDRVVRTNLYGMFWLCKMVLPHIPAGGSITNTTSVQAYKPSPHLLDYAMTKGAIVTFTHGLAQMLAPGGIRVNAVAPGPVWTPLIPATLPNTKEFGKQSPLGRAAQLAEMAPCCVFLASPSASYITGEVMNATGGIPLP
- a CDS encoding hemerythrin domain-containing protein, encoding MGHGGDAIEELTADHREVHELFDRIEAVPPGDSERRRLLDELTIELVRHAVAEEQHLYPAVRKHVPHGDGLANKEIDDHIRVEQLLKDLEGMEADDPDFIHLFVKLRTEVRAHVQVEEGDLFVQLRAACGPELLDLLGQEIRLAKETARTRPHPGAARSPTASKVLSPGLGLVDRVRDFITGRGK
- a CDS encoding IS481 family transposase, whose product is MSHRNARLTVHGRRLLIQRVRSGRPVAHVAKEMGISRATAHKWGRRWRTEGDPGLFDRSSRPHTTPHRTVPETEAAVCDLRQARKLGPARIGPILGLPASTVHRILTRHGLNRLAWLDRPTGEPIRRYERSRPGELVHVDIKKLGNIPDGGGWRTVGRTAGNQNRQATTDLRKSCKPVIGYSYIHSAVDDHSRLAYSEVLPDERQHTAIAFWQRAQAFFTGHGVTVERVLTDNGSCYKSKLFTQTLTSAGIAHKRIRPYRPQTNGKVERFNRTLLEEWAYLRPYTTNTERTAALADFLHTYNHHRCHTALGGKPPISRVNNATSQYS
- a CDS encoding phytoene desaturase family protein gives rise to the protein MPDAVVIGSGPNGLVAANLLADAGWAVEVFEAQSEPGGAVRSDRAVHPDYVTDIFSAFYPLAAASPVLSRLDLGRDGLRWVHAPHVLAHPLLDGRCAVLDRDRDVTAGSLDEFAPGDGEAWMGLCHMWDRIGNDLLSSLFSPFPPLRAAGVLAWRLRAAGGLRLARSMLLPVRRFGEEEFAGQGGRLLLAGNALHADFAPEAAGSGGFGWLMSMLGQSYGFPVPAGGSSALTSALVRRLSARGAAVHCGQRVTEVVVRRGRAVGVRTAQGGAITARKAVLADVSAPALYQELVGAEHLPPRIFDDLRRFQWDFATFKVDWALDGPVPWSAQGPGSAGTVHLAEGVDELTRFAAQIAMGRIPDRPFTLVGQMTTSDATRSPLGTESAWAYTHVPHSVKGDAGADDLTGRWDSREQEAMADRIEGHIERYAPGFRNKIISRRILAPPALHQADSNLYDGAINGGTANLHQQLVFRPVPGMGRPETPVPGLYLASASAHPGGGVHGAPGANAAHAALHATRGSAAILAALQRSLARHGRSGGHVL
- a CDS encoding winged helix-turn-helix domain-containing protein; the protein is MWRLLKRHGWSWQAPARRALERDEHAVELWKKEVWPGVKTRPPSHQRAVGDAPR